In a single window of the Pseudorca crassidens isolate mPseCra1 chromosome 9, mPseCra1.hap1, whole genome shotgun sequence genome:
- the IFITM5 gene encoding interferon-induced transmembrane protein 5, producing MALSWCVRLLSSAGAGALRGRPQPPHGPCSSLAGGSLGWTTRTGGALVAPHRPPASTGGGPVSRAAAGTISGRGAHPRSRSPSEETALEPMDTSYPREDPRAPTPNKADGTAHTALTLAAPLPPPRDHLIWSVFSTLYLNLCCLGFLALAYSIKARDQKVTGDLEAARRLGSKAKCYNILATVWALVPPLLLLVLVVTGALHLSRLAQGSAAFFSTKFDDSDYD from the exons ATGGCCCTGAGCTGGTGCGTCCGCCTCCTTTCgtcggcgggggcgggggctctGAGGGGCAGACCGCAGCCACCGCATGGCCCCTGCAGCAGCCTTGCAGGGGGCTCCCTCGGCTGGACTACCCGGACAGGAGGGGCTCTGGTGGCCCCGCACCGGCCCCCAGCCTCTACGGG CGGCGGGCCGGTCAGCCGGGCGGCGGCGGGGACTATAAGCGGCCGGGGCGCCCACCCTCGAAGCAGGAGTCCGAGCGAGGAGACGGCGCTGGAACCCATGGACACGTCGTACCCCCGCGAGGACCCCCGGGCCCCGACGCCCAACAAGGCCGACGGCACCGCCCACACGGCCCTCACGCTGGCGGCGCCGCTACCCCCACCTCGAGACCACTTGATCTGGTCGGTGTTCAGCACCCTCTACCTGAACCTGTGCTGCCTCGGCTTCCTGGCGCTGGCCTACTCCATCAAG GCCCGAGACCAGAAGGTGACTGGAGATCTGGAAGCAGCCCGGCGGCTCGGCTCCAAAGCCAAGTGCTACAACATCCTGGCCACGGTGTGGGCTCTGGTGCCGCCTCTACTGCTGCTGGTGCTGGTGGTGACCGGCGCCCTGCACCTGTCCCGGCTGGCCCAGGGCTCCGCCGCCTTCTTCAGCACCAAGTTCGACGACTCAGACTATGACTGA
- the PGGHG gene encoding LOW QUALITY PROTEIN: protein-glucosylgalactosylhydroxylysine glucosidase (The sequence of the model RefSeq protein was modified relative to this genomic sequence to represent the inferred CDS: deleted 1 base in 1 codon; substituted 3 bases at 3 genomic stop codons), which translates to MEDAGKDATRFTAHSLPSDPRLLATVTNAYLGTRVYHETLHVSGVYNGAWGDTHRAILPSPLNVQLEAPAGSGEQLTKTFVLDTNTGSFLHTLEGPSFRASQRIYAHRTLPHVLAFSVSITRLATGSWPITVLLQSTFSPESPDLDLHLGPDFQGARYLYGHTLTPEQPGGAQQEVHMLWTPVPPALTLGEGEEDGTWEFLTVVGGSQAEAQACLADALQLQARRTLYMAHAQAWAQLWAGCGLDVEGPLRLRQALRGALYYLLSALPQPGAPGYVCHGLSPGGLSNGSREECYWGHVFWDQDLWMFPSILMFHPEAARALLQYRIRTLGGALYNAQNLGYQGAKFAWESAGSGLEVCPEAIYGTQEIHINGAVVLAFRLYYHTTQDLQLFREAGGWDVVSAVAEFWCSRVEWSPGEEKFHLKGVMPPDEYHSGVDNSVYTNVLVQNSLRFAAALAQDLGQPVPNQWLVVADKIKVPFDPKLNFHPEFDGYQPGEEVKQADVVLLGYPVPFPLSPQVRRQNLEMYEAVTSPQGPAMTWSMFAVGWMELKDPGRAWGHLQRSFANVTEPFKVWTENADRSGAVNFLTGMGGFLQAVLFGVTGFRITEAGLTFDPMCPAGISRVCVSGISYQGSKLDFSFSEGSVTVEVTARAGPWAPPLEAELWPSQNRLPLSPGHKVSFPCSAGRIQRSHLXETGAASSPQEFPGKIVXRHXASAQSPQDPLWDTLGPSSPTESPPPPAQSCPLPQNDQGYWLQGCLSGLPPATPSAGAPAGCTHPSSTPSQPAAPSHPPPHGSQAHGFQGKSGLFGPSSRLCL; encoded by the exons ATGGAGGATGCTGGCAAGGACGCCACCAGATTCACTGCCCATTCTCTGCCCAGTGATCCCCGGCTCTTGGCCACCGTGACCAATGCCTACTTGGGCACACGCGTGTATCATGAGACACTGCATGTGAGCGGAGTGTACAATGGGGCTTGGGGGGATACGCACCGGGCCATTCTGCCCAGTCCCCTCAATGTCCAGCTGGAGGCCCCTGCAGGATCAGGAGAGCAGCTGACCAAGACCTTTGTCCTGGACACTAACACAG gCTCCTTTCTGCACACCCTGGAGGGCCCCAGCTTCCGGGCCTCCCAGCGCATCTATGCCCACCGCACGCTGCCTCACGTCCTGGCCTTCAGTGTGTCCATCACCCGCTTGGCCACAGGGAGCTGGCCCATCACCGTGCTGCTGCAGTCAACCTTCTCCCCAGAAAGCCCGGACCTGGACCTGCATCTGGGTCCTGACTTCCAGGGAGCCCg GTACCTGTACGGCCACACACTCACCCCCGAGCAGCCTGGGGGGGCACAGCAGGAGGTGCACATGCTGTGGACGCCAGTGCCCCCAGCCTTGACccttggggaaggggaggaggatgggACGTGGGAGTTCCTGACGGTGGTGGGTGGCAGCCAGGCCGAAGCCCAGGCCTGCCTCGCCGATGCCCTGCAGCTGCAGGCCAGGCGCACTCTCTACATGGCCCATGCACAGGCCTGGGCCCAGCTCTGGGCAGGCTGTGGCCTGGATGTGGAGGGGCCCCTGCGTCTGCGCCAGGCCCTGCGTGGAGCTCTCTACTACCTGCTCAGTGCCCTGCCCCAGCCCGGGGCCCCAGGATACGTCTGCCACGGCCTCAGCCCAGGCGGCCTCTCCAACGGGAGCCGTGAGGAATGCTACTGGGGCCACGTCTTCTGGGACCAG GACCTCTGGATGTTCCCCAGTATCCTGATGTTCCACCCGGAGGCCGCCAGGGCTCTCCTGCAGTACCGCATCCGGACGCTCGGTGGAGCCCTGTACAACGCCCAGAACCTAGGCTACCAG GGAGCCAAGTTTGCCTGGGAGAGCGCGGGCTCCGGCCTGGAGGTCTGCCCTGAGGCCATTTATGGGACCCAGGAGATCCACATCAACGGGGCCGTGGTGCTGGCCTTCCGGCTGTACTACCACACCACCCAG GACTTGCAGCTGTTCcgagaggctgggggctgggatgtGGTCAGTGCCGTGGCTGAGTTTTGGTGCAGCCGCGTAGAGTGGAGCCCCGGGGAGGAGAAGTTCCACCTGAAGG GAGTCATGCCCCCTGACGAATACCATTCAGGGGTCGACAACTCCGTGTACACCAATGTCCTGGTCCAGAACAG CCTGCGCTTTGCTGCTGCCCTGGCCCAGGACCTGGGTCAGCCCGTCCCCAACCAGTGGCTGGTGGTGGCTGATAAGATCAAGGTGCCCTTTGACCCGAAACTGAACTTCCACCCTGAGTTTGATGGGTACCAGCCTG gagaggAGGTGAAGCAGGCAGATGTTGTGCTCTTGGGGTACCCCGTCCCCTTCCCCCTGAGTCCTCAAGTTCGCAGGCAAAACCTGGAGATGTATGAGGCTGTGACGTCCCCCCAGGGCCCTGCCATGACCTGG AGCATGTTTGCAGTGGGCTGGATGGAGCTGAAGGACCCCGGGCGGGCGTGGGGCCACCTGCAGAGGAGCTTCGCCAACGTCACGGAGCCCTTCAAG GTGTGGACGGAGAATGCAGACAGGTCGGGTGCCGTGAACTTCCTGACAGGCATGGGGGGCTTCCTGCAGGCGGTGCTCTTTGGGGTCACGGGATTCAG GATCACTGAGGCCGGTTTGACCTTCGACCCCATGTGTCCAGCGGGGATCTCCAGAGTGTGCGTTTCTGGCATCTCCTACCAGGGGAGCAAGCttgacttttccttctctgaagggTCTGTGACAGTTGAGGTCACTGCCCGAGCAGGGCCCTGGGCCCCCCCGCTGGAGGCTGAGCTGTGGCCATCACAGAATCGGCTCCCCCTGTCCCCAG GACACAAGGTCTCCTTTCCCTGCTCAGCTGGCCGGATACAGAGGTCACACCTGTAGGAAACAGGGGCAGCAAGTTCT CCCCAAGAGTTTCCTGGGAAGATTGTTTGAAGACATTAAGCATCTGCGCAGAGCCCACAGGACCCCCTCTGGGACACCCTTGGGCCCTCCAGCCCCAccgagtcccccccgccccccgcccagtcctgccccctcccccaaaacgACCAGGGCTATTGGCTTCAGGGATGTCTCTCAGGCCTCCCCCCGGCCACTCCCTCTGCGGGTGCCCCTGCTGGCTGCACCCACCCCTCCTCAACGCCCTCCCAGCCTgccgccccctcccaccctcctccacaCGGCAGCCAGGCTCACGGGTTCCAAGGAAAGTCTGGACTCTTTGGCCCAAGTTCAAGACTCTGCCTCTAG
- the NLRP6 gene encoding LOW QUALITY PROTEIN: NACHT, LRR and PYD domains-containing protein 6 (The sequence of the model RefSeq protein was modified relative to this genomic sequence to represent the inferred CDS: inserted 4 bases in 4 codons; substituted 4 bases at 4 genomic stop codons) produces the protein MGAASKPLPLVGARGWGPERTEARAAAAREVLLAALEDLSQERLKRFRHKLRDAPLHGRRKPWGRLEGTDAVDLAEHLIHFDGPERALDAARKTLKRAGVRDVATLLKEQRLRRLGLSSXALLSASEYKKKYREHVLRQHAKVKERDARSVKMSERFTKLLIAPDSAALEHEAPGPAEEPEPERARRSDTHTFNRLLGHDGEGQGPPTVVLQGPAGIGKTMAARKILYDWAAGKVYHGQVDFAFFVSCREVLERPRTCSLADLTLDQYPDRNAPVRQMLAQSTRLLSILDGVNELPAPGPAEAAPCTDPLEAASGARMPGGLPSKALLPTARVLVTARAAAPGRLQSRLCSPQRAEVRGPSDKDKKKYFYRFFQDEWRAERACRCAKENETLFSLCFAVCWTVCPVLRQLLXGPDLSRTSKTTTSVYLLFIGSVLSSAPAADRPRLQEELHKLCRLACKGVLGGRAQVSEKDLERLELCGSKVQAQFLSKKXVTGVLETEVTYRFLDQTFQEFLAVLSYLLEDEGXPQTPAGGVGALLRGHPELRGHLALTTRFLFGLLNTERMRDIEHHFSCAVSERGKQDVLRWVQDQGQGCPRVAPEETEGTQALRGAGESEEEEGEELSDLLELLYCRYETQEGALVHQALRGLPELALEXVHFSRMDLAVPSYCVLCCPAGQALQLVSCRLATAQEKKKKSLMKWLQGSLGGSSSSRTTMRKLLGSPLHPLCEWTDRQCGLNTLMLSRCKLPDLVCRDLSEALTELGLFHSWLSEAGLHALSEGLAXPQCRLQTLRVQXAGPPGGSQYVFGLLQQSPALTTLDLSGCQLSGTMATXLCAVLQLPGCRLQSLSLTSVELSERSLQERRALGTAKAGLAVTHPALDSDPQPHKGLGSDP, from the exons ATGGGGGCCGCGTCTAAGCCCCTGCCGCTCGTGGGCGCCCGGGGCTGGGGTCCGGAGCG CACGGAGGCCCGCGCTGCCGCCGCCCGGGAGGTGCTCCTGGCTGCGCTTGAAGACCTAAGCCAGGAGCGGTTGAAGCGCTTCCGCCACAAGCTGCGGGACGCGCCGCTGCACGGCCGCCGCAAACCGTGGGGGCGGCTGGAGGGCACGGACGCCGTGGACCTCGCGGAGCACCTGATCCATTTCGACGGGCCGGAGCGCGCGCTGGACGCGGCGCGAAAGACCCTGAAGAGGGCGGGCGTGCGTGATGTGGCGACGCTGCTCAAGGAGCAGCGGCTGCGGA GGCTCGGCCTCAGCTCCTAGGCGCTGCTCTCCGCGTC agaGTACAAGAAGAAATACCGAGAGCACGTGCTGCGGCAGCACGCCAAGGTGAAGGAGAGGGACGCTCGCTCCGTGAAGATGAGCGAGCGCTTCACCAAACTGCTCATCGCGCCCGATAGCGCTGCCCTGGAGCACGAGGCTCCGGGGCCCGCGGAAGAGCCGGAGCCGGAGCGCGCTCGGCGATCCGACACCCACACCTTCAACCGCCTGCTCGGCCACGACGGGGAGGGCCAGGGACCGCCGACCGTGGTGCTGCAGGGCCCGGCGGGCATCGGCAAGACCATGGCGGCCAGGAAAATCCTGTACGACTGGGCGGCGGGCAAGGTGTACCACGGCCAGGTGGACTTCGCCTTCTTTGTGTCTTGCCGCGAGGTGCTGGAGCGACCGCGCACGTGCAGCCTGGCCGACCTGACCCTGGACCAGTATCCCGACCGCAACGCGCCGGTGCGGCAGATGCTAGCGCAGTCCACGCGGCTGCTGTCCATTCTGGACGGCGTGAACGAATTGCCGGCGCCAGGGCCCGCCGAGGCCGCGCCCTGCACAGACCCCCTTGAGGCCGCGAGCGGCGCGCGGATGCCGGGCGGCCTGCCGAGCAAGGCGCTGCTGCCCACGGCCCGCGTGCTGGTGACCGCGCGCGCCGCCGCCCCCGGGAGGCTGCAGAGCCGCCTGTGCTCCCCGCAGCGCGCCGAGGTGCGCGGCCCCTCCGACAAGGACAAGAAGAAGTACTTCTACAGGTTCTTCCAGGACGAGTGGAGGGCGGAGCGTGCCTGCCGCTGCGCGAAGGAGAATGAGACGCTGTTCTCGCTGTGCTTCGCCGTGTGCTGGACCGTGTGCCCCGTTCTGCGCCAGCTGC CAGGTCCTGACCTGTCGCGCACCTCCAAGACCACCACGTCCGTGTACCTGCTTTTCATCGGCAGCGTCCTGAGCTCGGCGCCCGCGGCCGACCGACCCCGCCTGCAGGAAGAGCTGCACAAGCTGTGCCGCCTGGCCTGCAAAGGCGTCCTCGGGGGCAGGGCGCAGGTCTCTGAGAAGGACCTGGAACGACTGGAGCTTTGCGGCTCCAAAGTCCAGGCGCAGTTTCTCAGCAAGA ATGTGACAGGCGTGCTGGAAACCGAGGTCACCTACCGGTTCCTCGACCAGACCTTCCAGGAATTCTTAGCCGTGCTGTCCTACCTGCTGGAGGACGAAG CTCCCCAGACACCTGCTGGCGGCGTAGGGGCACTTCTGCGGGGGCACCCGGAGCTGCGTGGCCACCTCGCGCTCACTACGCGCTTCCTTTTCGGGCTACTGAACACAGAGAGGATGCGCGACATCGAGCACCACTTCAGCTGCGCGGTTTCAGAGCGCGGGAAGCAGGATGTCCTGAGGTGGGTGCAGGATCAGGGCCAGGGCTGCCCTAGGGTGGCACCAGAGGAGACCGAGGGGACCCAAGCGCTCCGGGGCGCTGGGGagtcagaggaggaggagggcgaAGAGCTCAGCGACCTGCTGGAGCTGCTGTACTGCCGGTACGAGACGCAGGAGGGCGCCCTTGTGCACCAGGCCCTGCGCGGCCTTCCTGAGCTGGCACTGGAGTGAGTGCACTTCAGCAGAATGGACCTGGCCGTCCCGAGCTACTGCGTGTTGTGCTGCCCGGCGGGGCAGGCCCTGCAGCTGGTTAGCTGCAGACTGGCCACTGcccaggagaagaaaaagaagagcctGATGAAGTGGCTACAGGGCAGCCTGGGAGGCAGCTC tAGCTCTCGAACCACCATGAGAAAACTCCTGGGCTCCCCACTGCATCCACTCTGTGAGTGGACCGACCGACAGTGTGGTCTGAACACCCTGAT GCTGTCCCGCTGCAAACTGCCCGACTTGGTCTGCAGAGACCTCTCTGAGGCCCTGACGGAGCTGGGCCTCTTCCACAGCTGGCTCAGCGAGGCCGGCCTGCATGCTCTGAGTGAGGGCCTGGCCTGACCCCAGTGCCGGCTGCAGACACTCAG GGTGC CAGCTGGGCCTCCAGGAGGCTCCCAGTATGTGTTTGGCCTGCTCCAGCAGAGCCCAGCGCTGACTACCCTGGACCTCAGTGGCTGCCAGCTGTCGGGGACTATGGCGACCTAATTGTGTGCCGTCCTGCAGCTCCCAGGGTGCCGCCTGCAAAGCCTCAG TCTAACGTCCGTGGAGCTGAGCGAGCGGTCACTGCAGGAGCGGCGGGCCCTGGGGACAGCAAAGGCGGGACTGGCCGTCACCCACCCAGCATTGGACAGCGACCCCCAGCCTCACAAAGGGCTCGGCAGTGACCCctga